A portion of the Candidatus Reconcilbacillus cellulovorans genome contains these proteins:
- a CDS encoding ABC transporter, producing the protein MAATDTATAVIEAEGLVKRYGDLRAVDGVSFAVRPGEVFGLLGPNGAGKTTTMEMLEGLRTPDEGTARIAGFDVRRDLRRVKEVIGVQLQLTSLFELLTVEEIVRLYASFYRKAVPIGPLLEDVMLTEKRRDRVKHLSGGQKQRLAIALALVNDPAVVFLDEPTTGLDPQARRSLWDIIRRLKERGKTVVLSTHYMDEAEALCDRICLMDRGRVIALDTPRALVRMLRFDSAVEFRLPAGEAVAETEASAEEHLARIDGVTRVIRRDGLFVLYTDRLEETLAALVRWSAENGFALRELATRTATLEDVFLHLTGRGLREP; encoded by the coding sequence TTGGCTGCGACCGATACGGCGACGGCCGTCATCGAGGCCGAAGGGCTGGTCAAGCGGTACGGCGATCTGCGCGCGGTCGACGGGGTGTCGTTCGCCGTGCGGCCGGGGGAAGTGTTCGGGCTGCTCGGCCCGAACGGCGCGGGCAAAACGACGACGATGGAAATGCTGGAAGGTCTGCGCACGCCTGACGAAGGAACGGCGCGCATCGCTGGATTCGATGTCCGCCGCGATTTGCGCCGGGTCAAAGAGGTGATCGGCGTTCAGCTTCAGCTGACGTCGCTGTTCGAATTGTTGACGGTCGAAGAAATCGTGCGGCTGTACGCCAGTTTTTACCGGAAAGCGGTGCCGATCGGGCCGCTTTTGGAAGACGTCATGCTGACGGAGAAACGGCGCGACCGCGTCAAACATTTGTCGGGCGGGCAGAAGCAGCGGTTGGCGATCGCGCTGGCGCTCGTCAACGACCCGGCCGTCGTGTTTCTCGACGAGCCGACGACCGGTCTTGATCCGCAGGCGAGGCGTTCGCTGTGGGACATCATCCGGAGGCTGAAGGAACGCGGCAAGACGGTCGTGCTGTCGACGCATTACATGGACGAAGCCGAGGCGCTGTGCGACCGGATTTGTCTGATGGACCGCGGCCGCGTCATCGCGCTCGATACGCCGCGCGCGCTCGTGCGCATGTTGCGGTTCGACAGCGCCGTCGAGTTCCGGCTGCCGGCCGGGGAAGCCGTTGCGGAGACGGAAGCGTCCGCGGAGGAGCATCTTGCGCGGATCGACGGCGTAACGCGAGTCATCCGACGCGACGGCCTGTTCGTGCTCTACACCGATCGGTTGGAGGAGACGCTGGCGGCGCTCGTCCGCTGGAGCGCGGAAAACGGCTTTGCGCTCCGCGAACTGGCGACGCGGACGGCGACGCTGGAAGACGTTTTTCTTCATTTGACCGGAAGGGGGCTGCGGGAACCGTGA
- a CDS encoding ABC transporter permease: protein MRAYWQLTLAQLRLFVRNRQVLFWSLFFPLLFMGVFGAFMGDGGVRIEGLLVDEDRTDASKQVAEALSRYPSLKLKPASDRAEAEKAVRRGDAQLVVVVPSGYGAALEQALRGKSSGPAQLLILYDETNQNVSQLAIAAVGQAVDGISKAATGYRPAVVVRPEGVRAVRVRYIDFLVPGIVAMMIMSNNINGVAGQIASWRERGVLRRMRSTPLSAETFISAQITARLLLNGVQAVVVLLLGRLVFGTEVRGSWATVLFYVVLGTLTFMAIGFIIAGVAKTPESAGPIAGVVSLPMMFLGGVFFPVSDMPEWFQPVVNALPLAPLATALREVMNVGAGLGDTWREAALLGCWLLVSFAVAGRTFRWE from the coding sequence GTGAGGGCATATTGGCAGCTGACGCTGGCGCAGCTCCGGTTGTTCGTCCGCAACCGACAGGTGTTGTTCTGGTCGTTGTTTTTTCCGCTTTTGTTTATGGGCGTATTCGGTGCGTTCATGGGCGACGGCGGCGTCCGGATCGAAGGGCTCCTGGTCGACGAGGACCGGACGGACGCGTCGAAGCAGGTGGCGGAAGCGTTGAGCCGGTATCCTTCACTTAAGCTCAAGCCGGCGTCCGACCGCGCGGAGGCGGAAAAGGCGGTCAGGCGCGGCGACGCGCAGCTCGTCGTCGTCGTGCCGTCGGGGTACGGCGCCGCTTTGGAACAGGCATTACGGGGAAAAAGCTCGGGGCCGGCGCAGCTCCTTATTTTGTATGACGAAACCAATCAAAACGTGTCGCAACTGGCGATCGCGGCCGTCGGCCAGGCGGTCGACGGGATCAGCAAGGCGGCGACCGGCTACCGCCCGGCGGTCGTCGTCCGGCCGGAAGGCGTGCGGGCGGTGCGCGTGCGCTACATCGACTTTCTCGTTCCCGGTATCGTCGCCATGATGATCATGTCGAACAACATCAACGGCGTCGCGGGGCAGATCGCGTCGTGGCGGGAGCGCGGCGTCCTGCGCCGCATGCGGAGTACGCCGCTGTCGGCCGAGACGTTCATATCGGCGCAAATCACGGCCAGGCTGTTGTTGAACGGCGTGCAGGCCGTCGTCGTGCTGCTCTTGGGCCGGCTCGTATTCGGCACGGAAGTGCGCGGGTCGTGGGCGACGGTATTGTTTTACGTCGTGCTCGGCACGCTGACGTTTATGGCCATCGGGTTCATCATCGCGGGGGTCGCGAAAACGCCGGAAAGCGCCGGGCCGATCGCCGGCGTGGTGTCACTCCCGATGATGTTTCTCGGCGGCGTGTTTTTCCCGGTCAGCGACATGCCGGAATGGTTCCAACCGGTCGTGAACGCGCTGCCGCTTGCTCCGCTGGCGACGGCGCTGCGGGAAGTGATGAACGTCGGCGCCGGTCTGGGGGACACGTGGCGGGAAGCGGCGCTGCTCGGGTGCTGGCTGCTCGTTTCATTTGCAGTCGCCGGCAGGACGTTCCGATGGGAGTGA